The following is a genomic window from Apis cerana isolate GH-2021 linkage group LG6, AcerK_1.0, whole genome shotgun sequence.
aaagaaaaaagagaaacgataaGTGAAAAGATCGTCGCTACGGTgataaacgaataatataaaataatataataataattaattttaataacggtAGGTActctttttatttcctcttcttatttctttctctcttcgataAAACAACGCGATCAACAAAAGCGGAGAAGCAAAGTGTCGCTTCGATGATTAATGTTAATTCTTTAAcgcgaaaaatttgaaaagaaacaaatatttgacTGCCAgcagaaatgaaaaaagataaatctttCACACACGCATGCACGCATAcatagaggaaaaaaaaaaaaaaaggaaataagaaatgaaatctGAATCTGtaactcgaaataaaattttttctagaaatggatcattcaaatttgaaattcaaaaagttagaaattttttattaccattggttgaagaaatattaatttataatttttcaatagaagatgaaaaaaaaaaggaaaaataagtattctggattttgaaaaatttttaattcgagttTCGAtctatttccaatttctttttttttcgagcaattaaaaatattgttacagaaaatttggaaaaaaattttaaaaatgaaattgaatgatTTCTTCTCGTGGAATGAAATTCGCGAAAAAAATGTGGAgtagataaaatgaaatttgaagaaatttacattatagaaaaaaaattgactatATCGTCAATAATAAAGACAAGTGAATGATAACGCAGGAATAATCTAtcgcaaatttataaatcacgccaatttctttcaattctttctctctctctctctctctctctctctaaaaatGCAGTAGCAAATAGAAAACGGATGACATTGCAAATCTAAATGTGCAAATTATTAATGCGGAATTATTGCGTGATTACGTAacgcaaaaaataaaagctgGATCGCGGCGTCGTTCCAACATTCAAGttgattaacttttaaaaattacaataacattctaaaatattcgttCACGTGTTGTATAACGTGAAAtcgattatatctatatacaatattatatgcaatatcagaaagtaaatatatatatatatatatgtatatataaatttataataaatttaaaaatatatatatataaattaaatatataaatatatatatataaattaaatttatataattatataaatatatatatatatataaatttgaaaaatagatcAATTTGCATGAAATcgtataaagttaataataaaaattaaaaatgttaaaatatgttatacgttaaaaatctatcgaatgaaattttcgacaacggtaataattataaaataaaattatacgatcattccttttaaaattctgttcggattcgtaaaaaatataaaaaaagtttcaataatCAACAAACGATTCATCGATCTATCAACACGTGAAACGAATATTCTATTGGAACGGCGcagatacaaaattttttctttgcgCATCATTCATCACCGTCGATGCGCGCGCAACTGAAAATAAAGTCGAACGTTGCTTTGAACTAAAAGCGGACGATACTAGACTATAATATCGCCTCGAAGGTACAGGTTTCTCGCATTCTAACACGACGCCACGTTTTGCACGTTTTGcgctttcttttatttatttattattattattattattattattattattatttttatttttatttaatacatctctctctctctctttcacatACGCGtgcacacatacacacactcactctctttttctctcattttGTACAAGTTAGGGGATTAAGGGATTGGAAAAGCGCTTATTAAACGGCGAGGGAGCAAAGAAGAGTGTTATACAGGGGGTTTAGGGAGTGAAATATACTATTTGGCAGTTCGGTGCTTGTCGGATGAATCAGACTGTTTTCGAAACCCAGGTGACGATTTAACTTTTCTCCTCGGCTGTTTGATGTTCCACCGACCACCGAAGATCGCTTAGAAATGTGACGGCGGCAGATATGGTCACGTtcgagagaaaataatatcttttgggTTTAATCTGAACACGACGGAATGGACAGAGAAATTGTTAGGTCCTATCAAATCCGATACGGATCAAACGACGCACCGTCGTTGCTGTTTAATGGTACGTGtacttttacaaatattcatgatagttgaacaatttttcttctaatttttttaaaattttcattgtaattttttattaaattttcatcactCATCGCTGTGTATTTTTTGTCACTGATAATAAATTCTCAACAACGTTATGTCAATCATTCGTATCGGATCTTACTCTTACTACAATTAAAATCTAGAAAGATTCGATAGCAATCGAGCGAATACAGGAGTTTTTAAAACAGGTTgcgataaattctaaaaataattggagTGATTGAACGGAGAAAATCTTGAAAGAATCATTTGAAGTTGTAAGGCATccttatttatctatattttaaaaaagaatttttaaatatttatatacaatttatcacAACTATCTTAAAAttccttatattatttctctacTTCATAAAATCTTTCGAATCGTCTACACTAATGTaacacttttatataaaacgtgTTTACAAAAAACGGGGCAGTCAGAAAAAGCACTGGTAACAGGTAACGCCTCCAAGTAACAAGTCAAACCGAAAAGACATTGTACTCTCGAACGAAAGTGTAAAAAGCGCGCATACATGCGCGTGTCAGAATATTTctgtatatgttataatatcaatatatgtctctctccttctctccctctctctcgcgcgcgcTTTAGTTAACATTCGATATCTGTTATTGGCACAAAATTGTACTAGTAATATGGAAACACCTGCGGGGCTAGGATCGTCGATGGAGTTCCACATCCGTGGCGGATTCGAGAAACGTAATAATTCTGATCCAGTTCTCATACGTGGAACTTCATCGATGCAGCAAGTAATTCTATGTATCGTTATTTATACATTGTAAAATTAACCTACATCGCAATAGGAATGTGTATGAGAAGAACATGGTGGAAAAAATATGGTTTCCACGATGTAGtagcattatttttatcgaaaaaaaaaaaaaaaggccgCGAATCGTGTTGCACGAGCTGGACACGTCACGCGGTCACCGGCTAtttcatagtttttttttcttttcgtttcttttctttttcctcgattaCGTAAAATCCATTTTACCTACTATAATCGAACATTAGATCGTTCAGTCTTTTGGTAAATTGCAGCGTCCACGAAAGTGGCAACGTGTCTCTCTGGTCGGTGAAGGTTAAACGACTAATAACTTTTACACATAGAATATCATCGTCGATAGCCGAGGAGAAAGGAATATTTTGTCTCGTTTATCTATGGATATTACGATACGATTGCTTCCTTTCGaagatatatgaatttttagttGGATTGTATACCCGTATTCGGTGTCGatggatatattataaaaattagaacgaAACTTACTTGTATTAACACGTTCGCTGCCGTCAAGGAAATATTAAAGGCATGCGCCACCTATTGCTAGTTCTGTAAATCATCAATACACGGACATGCTCACACCAACAATGAACCTTCTATGCGCAGATGTAATACGATACTAAATTACATTGCCATGGTGTGAATGTGTTGATGTAGTATATAGTAATCCGTGTATATCTACAAGCAATGCTTCGATAGTAACAGTAAATGTGTTGAAGAGTGacatcgatatttcttttgtaaCTATGAATATCTAGTGGTAATCGATTCCTATTGAtgcaatatcaaaatattatcgaagCATTGTCGAAATGTCGTCAAAGTATTGTCGAAACATACGGAATATCACATGTACAAATGGATAGTTTCGACAGTGGCAGCGAATATGTTAAATCATTCGTGTTCTCAAAATGTAACAAAACATTTTCATGCTATAGTTATCATactttactatatatatatatatatatatatatacacacatatatatatatatgtatatatatatcgcattCAAAAGAACACTAGTCTCGACAaggttaatatatatatattatataacaatataatataatatatatatataatatatataatacatataatatatatatatatatatgtatatgtatatatatatgtatatatatatgtatatgtatatatatatatatatatatataaaaagtgcaTCGACAAATTGGAAATTGTCGCCGTccagtttttaatataaacggATCCCGACATCTGGGTTtcgaatagattaaaaaagtcTCTTTTAGAAAACGGAAGAGAAAAAATCAGTTAGACGTCCGCTTGTCGAGGACACggttggtaaaaaaaaaaacaatataaaaatacagttATATAGGATGCCACCTCGttcttttatacaataattaattatattcgcagactttttctttatacgtTGATTATTGGTGACAacgatatttctctttctcttctttttccaattttccctTAATGCGCGATCGTCTTTACTGTTCTTccatttcttcctcttcgtttCCTCTTCTACAGTTCCGTTTTTCTTGTGTACCATCATTCTTCAATATCTCGGCTCAATCTTcgcgatttttaaatttttaaaatcgtccACGCTCCGTTGCAGCAAGTTTAacgcttaatatttttttttccctttttctttttattcaacatTACCGATGAATTCAACGAATCATGTTTAGGATCATGACCGAGATGATCGCcaaacgtaatttttttttatttttttcttttttttttctttttttttctttttttttttaacttttcacaGAGAGATATACCATACTCACACTACTAATCGTTCCTTtgacaatatttatacattcacACAAATCCGTCTCATATGATTGCTTTTCATCAACCGTAACGCGTAGAAATACGCGTGTTTTGCCttccttaattaaaatttaaaatcctaatatttaaaattattatttttccaatcagGAAAAAacgttattgaaaaaaataaattggatctttaaaaaattttacaagttaaaaaaaccataaaatttaaaaatgcagATATAggttgaaaaaaaggaaaatattgaataggatattttaattaaggaggataatgttataaatcgAATATTCTTCATTACACTTTATAAAAACacgaattgaaaatgaaaaacgtataaaatatCACTCACGTGGAAAATCgaagttataataaagaatattcgaGGAAAACagcgtatttataaattgaagcTTATTAAGCTGTTATCATTATTCTCAattgcttctctctctctctctctctctctttctctccctccctctctctctctatctatctctgTTTTCCTTTCATCGATCCATGAAAAAATTCCCGAAAATATAGTTTCTccaatgttttttctttgtttttttctttttttttttttctttatcaattcACATTCATTTCTCTCctacctttttattttttctttttttttttttctctttctcgctaCCTTTCAGTCAATAGATTCGTAGTCTCTGTCTCTTCCATTCTCTATCTTCCGTTCCCTCAATTGCTCAATCTGCCTTTCATACCATAAATGATATACATTCATTCTTGAGCTTAGCACCCTTCAATTTCAGCCTTCCTGTGTTACAAAGGAAACACGCTTCGAAAGTCCCGCGTATCATGACGCACTGCCTTCAGTTCGCGTATCACGATTTAATacgcaaaaatatttcatcttgagCAAAACATTTGGGTATGTCTAACGCTAAGAatatgtgtgtgcgtgtgagTGAGTGTGTCGTGTTATGTATGTACTTATATGTGTAAGCGCGCATGCGCgcatatgtacgtatatatgtatatgtgtatgtatgtatgtatatttaatatacggtTAAATTAAACCGGAAGTTGTGATGGAAAAAGTCGTTCGTTGTAAAAAccttgaaaagaattattgcaaaattatcaGTTATTCGAAAAGTATTGTTTGCTTTGTAGTTGTTGGCAAAAAAAAAGGTCttgtaaaaaaagtttttaggaaaaatgcatttttttttttttcattttctttctttcatctcGGTTTAACGCGTTTACGTCGATCTcggttaatttctttttttacgaagaAAAACAGAACCACAGAATATAGTTGAACTATTTATGTGGTCGTTTCTATCCGATAACCATAAATTGTTCGGCTCTTTCTAGCTACCCTGTATACACGTGCAGAGTACTCGACTCTGCTTAATCGCAAAAACGAGAAACAAGGATATGCATTTCTCTTGTAACACGGTGTGTATGGTATATGctccaaaacaaaaaaagaaaagaaaagaaaaaaaaaaggaaagccaGTCTCTGGATGCACCGGTAAAATTGATGACAATAAATCGAaacgataaaacgataaaaattataaataaaaaaaaaaaaaaaaaagagcagaaacgtataaaaatttactccaATGTGGAGGCCATCTTTGTTTTTCTCATCAAGTCAATCGTATGCAAAAATACCCGTGAGGAATCGtcgttgatcgatcgatcgatcgattgattGATTCACGAtaattcaatcaattattaaataatcggTTTAAATCGGTTGAAATGATGCTCGAATTACAAACTATTCGATAAACAAGTTAGATCGGTTAATCGAATCGGATTAGCCCGATAAcgaatacataattatacgtgtttatatattaatatacaaattttattaatattcattaaaatattactcaaTAAAcgtcattatatatatatatatatatttatataataaatttatatatacttcatTATCTTatcattactattaataaatatacagcaGAGGTGATCACGTAATCAGACATGATCATCACATTCGATTAACCGAACGCCATTGCGCGCGTTTATTcatccatttattttattcaattgatcgatcgatcgatcgatcgatcgtcggaTGGAAAATGCTTTCGATACCCCTCGTGTTTTTACATCTTTATCGACTATCCACGAATCCATCGTTAGTTATCGATTCGTTAACGTGTCTTtccttaaaaacaaaaaaaaaaaaaaaagaaaaaagagagaaaaaaaatatcccctTGAGTTGTTCGACTATGGCCTCTCTTTtgcatagaataattttatcttatacgttcaagctgatactcgaaATTAGGGTACGACTCGATCAAGTCAACGCGATTAAAGGAACGTCgtctagattttttttttttcgtttttttttgttttttgttttttttttaaccagtCTTTCATTAGGCTCTCTGCTTCAACTATTAGAATTTTCTCATTACCGACTGAATATCttaatctctttctctcatttttctttctctcattttCGCTCTCGCTCTCTTCCATATTCTCGCTCCCTTTCTCGCGCATAGTAACGCGGcacttaaaaagttttattgcgATAAAAGTATGTTACAGTCAGAGTGAGTGTCCATGCGTGTTTCGAGCACTTTCGTAATTGTCAACGAtcgtttttgttttcttttttcctttttttcgataatcgatTGCCAATTTTCTTTCACTTCAGGTCCTCCATCGCGCCATAGTTGGCCAGAGATTTTTTAATCCTAAGCGCGGTTAACCTAGCTGCCGCGTTGTGATACCAACATTCTTTCATCACCTTTGACATCACTTGCAATGcctagaaagaaaaaaagaaaaaaagaaaaaaaaggaaaaaatgaaaaatggaatctacgttggaagaaagaaaaaatagaacgaTGAAGGAATGTAGCACGTACGTCGATGGACTGCCACCGATTCGGTATCGACGGCCTCTGTCTGTCGGTGCACACAACTTTACGCATCTCTTCAATCGTCGGATCGGAAGGCACCAAGTCGTAAAACGGCAGCTGATACTCGTCGTGGATTCCGCCGACGTTACATCGCCTCGCGATCTCCCAAAGGATCAGCCCGAGAGCGTACACGTCAGCCCTCTTGAAGGAGTCAAAATGGTTCATGTTTATCGTCTCTTCGAGAACCTGAAAGCAAAAGCAACAATTGTCAGGATtctcgagaagaaattttcatcgGTACACTTATCTATTTCgagatcgaaaattaattttaaagatactaATTTAAAGACtacatttttcacaaatttcgaaattttataggAGCAAAAGATGTTTCTCActgcttataatataattatcttcaaaaaaaattaaatcggaCAATGTGAATACATTGTTTTCGCTTAGAGCAGagtgtttaattaaataaatttttgtaaaaaataatattttaatctaccattaatttttttattaattcattattaaattattaaattaatatttaagtatttaccACAAATTGAAATAAGGATGCATTAATGTATACTGACTATACtgtaatgtataatgtatactGTAATATAATGAGTGTTTTCAACACAAAATcaccaaaaaattttttcaattatattattaaaatcagaaatattcatcaaaataatttttcaacgaataacgaaattattaaatgagtttttttatttataattttttttatttattttacctcGGGTGCCATATATCGTTTAGTGCCGACCCGATTGTTCAATTGTATATCGACAGTGTCTGTTATTACGTCATGTCTGACAGCCAATCCGAGATCGCCAATCGCGCATGTGCCATTCGTTTTCACAAGGATGTTCTTCGACTTGAGATCCCTGTGAGCAATGGCGGGCTTCCCTTGAGTACCGACGATCTCCATGTGAAGATGCGCAAGCCCGGTAGCAATCGACAAGGCCATCCTGATCATACCGTTCGTGTCCACGGTAGATCTGTTCAGATAATCGAACAGCGAACCTTTCTCGTGATAATCTGTGATTAACCATAGCTGGGTCCACGTACCATTATCTAAAAGGTGCAATATATCTCGGGTTAGTCCATCAAGTAGCAAATtgttcatttcaaaataatatttattcggcaattatttacaaaaagctATTATacttcgatttcgatgatttttttaatatgatgtCAGTTATCGTTTTAAACAGCATTGtgaagattttatttgttgttcgcaaaaatatttttaacttaacctaatttaaatccaatacgtataataattaggctacttaaattttattattattctaacttTTTACACTGTAATTTTCTTcaagaattctaaaataaaattgtcagAGTTAATTTCATAGTGCAAAGGATTAAAAAGAACTTCTATTATTAGTGTAAAAAAAACTGAAGTATTCCAATCGAACGTTTCAAAACAGATCCTTCACTTTGGTTTTATCTCGAATCTTAAAATGCCCGCATGCATCactataaattaaagtaaaaggGTTTAGCTGCTCAgagttattaaaagttttcgataaatgaaataaataacaatactgaaattaatgtaattttacaatcaaaattcaatctaataaataaaaaaattataatcatatagagtctaataatattaagaaaacgtACAATATGACCCATACGATTGGTGCagcaataaaagataatttataagtcATTAACATGATGATTCCACTGATCTATCTAATGATTCATATAGAGTTCAGCGTCTCGTCGTTTGACCTCGCGCTAAACGATACATCAATGATGCTTTCATcaagtttaaatattctaaatgtcTCTTGAAAAAATCTATCCAATCAGAACATTTTTAATCCTTGTttgatctatatttaaaagattaaaaagatcTATCTGTGCgttcaacaattattattatatttgtgtaCAACTTTATTCAGAACATTTGCAGACAAAAGATCATTTCATGGAATATCCCAACAGGGAACTTgataaaactttttgaaaatcaaaaaaaaaaaaagtcgcttatataatttaaacatcgcaaataatttgcttttttttaaaaaaaaaatgaaatatcttaaGCATCTTTATTTCACTAATTTTTCTCACGCAcataaattgaatcgaaagtagttttttttaactttttaatattataattaacttctaaaataaaataagataaaaattgaaattaatataatttcgtaatcaaaatttgaataactggtcatttagaattatttgaaaaatattttattttaattcattaaataattttaattatttcattaagtgaatttcattttgtatgaaattattttaagattatatctCGTCTTATTGAATAAGTCAAATTAACCAAATATAGTATATTGCCAtacacataaaattataaaaaatacatgtatatgaTGGCACGATTAACGAATTAGTGTATGAATatcataatatgaataattctcCAAGAAGAATAAACATcatcataataattagaaagatGATAATAGTGATCGACAAAGAGACTACAAATTTCCATGAATTATTCgtgtattatatacataacttAACAACTTAACAACTTATCCATTGCTATTGATTTTGCGGATACATAACTCtcactatttttttctctcaagaatttcgaaacatttttcaatattatctataaatttataaaaatatattatttttcaatcttgatttttataatatgtagtaaggttatcaatattataaagatttcatttattgatCGTTTATTAAAAAGCTTAATAGAAACAGttagattaggttaggttagtttTATTCAGATTTATTACTAGACAATTGATGGCTGGTTGCtttatgatagaaaatttgttcaaaGTTAATGCAAACTATCAAGTCAGCTAACAATTgaatgagtttttttttatttaattttgattttaaatgaaattaaacttagaactaaattataaattaattgatgtcatgcaaaaatttatctaatttctaGTTTTATAGTTTGAATTAGGTTAgattaataagtatataataaatttttagttaaaaaatttagtaaagaatgatttaatttttaattgtttttattaacattattcattatattaaattgacaatttattattgaaatcaactattattgaaaaatattattgaaatcagatatttataaatatatttttccaagaaaaatgGCACAGAAAAAAACTTCTTcattcttttcaataaataacaagattacaaatcataaatttgactaaattaatagtttaataaagctatataattttgtttctaatatgcaatattttatatttttcataatttcaaaataaaaaatccattgaatatataaaaaaaaatattttcagaaggCATCTCCATTGAAGTCtctctcaaaaatattcaagaagaatttaaagttgTTGTGAATTTCATTCGGCcaagaaaaagtatatattatttatatgttagtatatatatatatatatgtatgtatatcttaaatatatgtatctacTGCatgtaaatctttatatacatACCTTTATTATCGGCAGCAATGAATCCGAGGATATTGTCGTGCCTGAGCATCACCGTCTGGTAAATTTCGGCCTCCCTGAACCAAGACCTTTCTTCGCGCGAGCTGAAGATTTTCACAGCAACATTCTCACCCCTCCAACGACCACGCCACACCTCACCGAACCGACCCTTTCCGATCGTCT
Proteins encoded in this region:
- the LOC107999693 gene encoding TGF-beta receptor type-1 isoform X6, coding for MRGACDGGIASFLALALLCLFHTSCLVDGLKCYCDICTETNHTCETDGYCFASTSLENDVTTYAKRCYDKVRFFPAPDYSYWCTTNNTLHGPGDMVSVIACCDHSDFCNLNLMPFIPPHEYRGGPYFRLVDYLERVAAGEDDAAWVTWKMALMIAMPICAICVVVMVIYHVRKTPERPGNSDDSQEAPDRPILGSVTIRGMLEMTTSGSGSGLPLLVQRSIARQIQLVETIGKGRFGEVWRGRWRGENVAVKIFSSREERSWFREAEIYQTVMLRHDNILGFIAADNKDNGTWTQLWLITDYHEKGSLFDYLNRSTVDTNGMIRMALSIATGLAHLHMEIVGTQGKPAIAHRDLKSKNILVKTNGTCAIGDLGLAVRHDVITDTVDIQLNNRVGTKRYMAPEVLEETINMNHFDSFKRADVYALGLILWEIARRCNVGGIHDEYQLPFYDLVPSDPTIEEMRKVVCTDRQRPSIPNRWQSIDVRATFLHRSIFSFFQRRFHFSFFPFFSFFLFFFLGIASDVKGDERMLVSQRGS
- the LOC107999693 gene encoding TGF-beta receptor type-1 isoform X2, encoding MRGACDGGIASFLALALLCLFHTSCLVDGLKCYCDICTETNHTCETDGYCFASTSLENDVTTYAKRCLDRKQWFPPEEPQSCNRKRGIYRSSICCDKEYCNKNITLELLSPNSPELSSGTTRIRYNWLPPHVRCVNKQLSSSQPEPLIFCMTSDSRNTTFVIECCKEDFCNRDLKPQLHPRNKVAAGEDDAAWVTWKMALMIAMPICAICVVVMVIYHVRKTPERPGNSDDSQEAPDRPILGSVTIRGMLEMTTSGSGSGLPLLVQRSIARQIQLVETIGKGRFGEVWRGRWRGENVAVKIFSSREERSWFREAEIYQTVMLRHDNILGFIAADNKDNGTWTQLWLITDYHEKGSLFDYLNRSTVDTNGMIRMALSIATGLAHLHMEIVGTQGKPAIAHRDLKSKNILVKTNGTCAIGDLGLAVRHDVITDTVDIQLNNRVGTKRYMAPEVLEETINMNHFDSFKRADVYALGLILWEIARRCNVGGIHDEYQLPFYDLVPSDPTIEEMRKVVCTDRQRPSIPNRWQSIDVRATFLHRSIFSFFQRRFHFSFFPFFSFFLFFFLGIASDVKGDERMLVSQRGS
- the LOC107999693 gene encoding TGF-beta receptor type-1 isoform X21; this translates as MLRGTTRIRYNWLPPHVRCVNKQLSSSQPEPLIFCMTSDSRNTTFVIECCKEDFCNRDLKPQLHPRNKVAAGEDDAAWVTWKMALMIAMPICAICVVVMVIYHVRKTPERPGNSDDSQEAPDRPILGSVTIRGMLEMTTSGSGSVGLPLLVQRSIARQIQLVETIGKGRFGEVWRGRWRGENVAVKIFSSREERSWFREAEIYQTVMLRHDNILGFIAADNKDNGTWTQLWLITDYHEKGSLFDYLNRSTVDTNGMIRMALSIATGLAHLHMEIVGTQGKPAIAHRDLKSKNILVKTNGTCAIGDLGLAVRHDVITDTVDIQLNNRVGTKRYMAPEVLEETINMNHFDSFKRADVYALGLILWEIARRCNVGGIHDEYQLPFYDLVPSDPTIEEMRKVVCTDRQRPSIPNRWQSIDVRATFLHRSIFSFFQRRFHFSFFPFFSFFLFFFLGIASDVKGDERMLVSQRGS
- the LOC107999693 gene encoding TGF-beta receptor type-1 isoform X9; the encoded protein is MRGACDGGIASFLALALLCLFHTSCLVDGLKCYCDICTETNHTCETDGYCFASTSLENDVTTYAKRCYDKVRFFPAPDYSYWCTTNNTLHGPGDMVSVIACCDHSDFCNLNLMPFIPPHEYRGGPYFRLVDYLERVAAGEDDAAWVTWKMALMIAMPICAICVVVMVIYHVRKTPERPGNSDDSQEAPDRPILGSVTIRGMLEMTTSGSGSGLPLLVQRSIARQIQLVETIGKGRFGEVWRGRWRGENVAVKIFSSREERSWFREAEIYQTVMLRHDNILGFIAADNKDNGTWTQLWLITDYHEKGSLFDYLNRSTVDTNGMIRMALSIATGLAHLHMEIVGTQGKPAIAHRDLKSKNILVKTNGTCAIGDLGLAVRHDVITDTVDIQLNNRVGTKRYMAPEVLEETINMNHFDSFKRADVYALGLILWEIARRCNVGGIHDEYQLPFYDLVPSDPTIEEMRKVVCTDRQRPSIPNRWQSIDALQVMSKVMKECWYHNAAARLTALRIKKSLANYGAMEDLK
- the LOC107999693 gene encoding TGF-beta receptor type-1 isoform X11, which gives rise to MRGACDGGIASFLALALLCLFHTSCLVDGLKCYCDICTETNHTCETDGYCFASTSLENDVTTYAKRCLDRKQWFPPEEPQSCNRKRGIYRSSICCDKEYCNKNITLELLSPNSPELSSVAAGEDDAAWVTWKMALMIAMPICAICVVVMVIYHVRKTPERPGNSDDSQEAPDRPILGSVTIRGMLEMTTSGSGSVGLPLLVQRSIARQIQLVETIGKGRFGEVWRGRWRGENVAVKIFSSREERSWFREAEIYQTVMLRHDNILGFIAADNKDNGTWTQLWLITDYHEKGSLFDYLNRSTVDTNGMIRMALSIATGLAHLHMEIVGTQGKPAIAHRDLKSKNILVKTNGTCAIGDLGLAVRHDVITDTVDIQLNNRVGTKRYMAPEVLEETINMNHFDSFKRADVYALGLILWEIARRCNVGGIHDEYQLPFYDLVPSDPTIEEMRKVVCTDRQRPSIPNRWQSIDVRATFLHRSIFSFFQRRFHFSFFPFFSFFLFFFLGIASDVKGDERMLVSQRGS
- the LOC107999693 gene encoding TGF-beta receptor type-1 isoform X16, which translates into the protein MRGACDGGIASFLALALLCLFHTSCLVDGLKCYCDICTETNHTCETDGYCFASTSLENDVTTYAKRCYDKVRFFPAPDYSYWCTTNNTLHGPGDMVSVIACCDHSDFCNLNLMPFIPPHEYRVAAGEDDAAWVTWKMALMIAMPICAICVVVMVIYHVRKTPERPGNSDDSQEAPDRPILGSVTIRGMLEMTTSGSGSGLPLLVQRSIARQIQLVETIGKGRFGEVWRGRWRGENVAVKIFSSREERSWFREAEIYQTVMLRHDNILGFIAADNKDNGTWTQLWLITDYHEKGSLFDYLNRSTVDTNGMIRMALSIATGLAHLHMEIVGTQGKPAIAHRDLKSKNILVKTNGTCAIGDLGLAVRHDVITDTVDIQLNNRVGTKRYMAPEVLEETINMNHFDSFKRADVYALGLILWEIARRCNVGGIHDEYQLPFYDLVPSDPTIEEMRKVVCTDRQRPSIPNRWQSIDALQVMSKVMKECWYHNAAARLTALRIKKSLANYGAMEDLK
- the LOC107999693 gene encoding TGF-beta receptor type-1 isoform X17, producing MRGACDGGIASFLALALLCLFHTSCLVDGLKCYCDICTETNHTCETDGYCFASTSLENDVTTYAKRCLDRKQWFPPEEPQSCNRKRGIYRSSICCDKEYCNKNITLELLSPNSPELSSVAAGEDDAAWVTWKMALMIAMPICAICVVVMVIYHVRKTPERPGNSDDSQEAPDRPILGSVTIRGMLEMTTSGSGSVGLPLLVQRSIARQIQLVETIGKGRFGEVWRGRWRGENVAVKIFSSREERSWFREAEIYQTVMLRHDNILGFIAADNKDNGTWTQLWLITDYHEKGSLFDYLNRSTVDTNGMIRMALSIATGLAHLHMEIVGTQGKPAIAHRDLKSKNILVKTNGTCAIGDLGLAVRHDVITDTVDIQLNNRVGTKRYMAPEVLEETINMNHFDSFKRADVYALGLILWEIARRCNVGGIHDEYQLPFYDLVPSDPTIEEMRKVVCTDRQRPSIPNRWQSIDALQVMSKVMKECWYHNAAARLTALRIKKSLANYGAMEDLK